The Mus pahari chromosome 22, PAHARI_EIJ_v1.1, whole genome shotgun sequence genome includes the window tgagcatgggagatctttccattttctgagatcttcaatttctttcttcagagacttgaagatcttgtcatacagatctttcatatgtttggttagagtcacaccaagatattttatattatttgtgactattacgAAGggtcagaatacccaagataaaatttacaaGCCGCATtcagctcaagaagaaggaagaccaaagtgtagatatggtccttcttagaatggggaacaaaatacccatggaaggagttacagagacaaagtttggagcagagactgaaggaaagacaattCAGAGACTGCatcacctggtgatccatcccatatatagtcaccaaacccagatactattgcagatgccaacaagtgctaggtgactggagcctgatacagctgtctcctgagagactctgccaatgcctaacaaatacaaaggtggatgttcacaaccatccattggactgagcacccGGTTCCCAGTGGTGGAGCTAGAAAGAAAAagctgaaggagatgaaggggttgtCATCCCCATAGTAGTATAACTGCTGATAAATGGatgttttataacattttacATTGCATATGTCATCACAATTCTTtatgcttcttttccttctctcttgaaaTCTTTGGAATAATAAGTTTTGCCTACTTAATTTTTTCCCTCTGCTATTTAATGGTTCTATTTCTACTTGGATCTTTTTTGGCTAGTATTTTAGAGCATTTCTATGAGAACTTCTATATTATCTCCTACCTAAGCCATAAGTTATTTTAACTCTTATGAGACAAACTTTCAAACTACAGGCTAATTTTTGAGAGTATTTCAATTGTTTCCATTTTGAATATAAAGTATTAGACATTCTTAGTGACTTAGagataaagtgaaataaatttaGTACAAACTTGTTCTGATTTAACTCTAGAAATAAAGTCTGCCATAAGCTGAGGTATGTGtttgcttctgcttcagttcatgTGCTTATGTCTCACAATGTAAAAGATGCATTAATGTTGCTGGTGAAAGCAATACATACATGGCACTGGGAGAGATGTCAGAGTAGCAAACCATTATCTATCTGATACAGGCAAAAGCCAGCTGAAATGATGAACATTAAATATGTGTAGGGAGGGGTTTAGATGTATCATGCTAGGCCTTGTTGAAACCACACTAGACATTCAAATCTAAATCTCTACCACAGAAGAAATAATGGTACAGTGGGGAGGGGTATTTATAGCATtatcctgttttctctttggacTGGGTAACCTTGACAAATAGCCATCACATTCTTATTTTAGAAGTGTCTTCTCCATTTAATAATGAAAAGCCATCTAACAGTTGGAATGTTTTCTTGTCAATAAAAGTCACAACAGGtctttttgattatttgttttgcttttgtgtcttgTCCTTTACTAACTAGTGATTTGAAGACAGACATCACACACCTTGCAGCATTGGCATGATCTTTAATTTTCATGATGACAGTTGGTAAGGAAGAATATTGTACAAGAAGGCCAGTAGAGCATGAAATCTGAAACTTTAATACAATTACCCCACAATTGTACTTTACCGTAGTATTTAGTATGATATAAGTATAACTTAGTagatgtaacaacaacaaaatatatttaaaagatgaatATTTGGCTTTGCAGACGCCACTGTCACTTTTCGCCACTTGTTATAGCCCTGGTCAACCCTACCGTGTTCTATGACATCATGGCTAAGGAAGAGCCCTTGGGCTGCTTCTTCTTTGAGCAGTTTGCAGACAAAGttccaaagacagcagaaaactTTTGTGCTCTGAACACTGGAGAGACAGGATTTGACTATAAAGGTTCCTCCTTTCACAGCATTATTCCAGGATTCATGTGCCAGGGTGGTGATTTCACATACCATAAAGGCACTGGCATCAGGTCCAACTACAGAAAGAAATTTGAGGATGAGGACTTCATCCTGAAGCATACAGGTCCTGGAATCTTGTCCATGCCAAATGCTGGACCAAACACAAATGGTCCTAGTTTTTTTATCTGCACTGCCAAGAATGAATGgctggagctgggcgtggtggtgcacacctttaatcccagcacttgggaggcagaggcaggaggatctctgagttcaaggctagcctggtctacagagtaagttctaggacagccaggactacacagagaaatcctgtctcgaaaaaccaaaaaccaaaaaccaaaaaaNNNNNNNNaaaaaaaaaaaaaaaaaaaaaggatggatggCAAACATGTGGTCTTTGGGAAggtaaaagaagttatgaacatTGTGGAAGCCATGGAGTATTTTGGGTCCAGGAATGGCAAGACCAGCAAGAAGATCACAATTTCCGACTGTGGACAACTCTACTTTCTTTTGACGTGTGGGCATTTTATCCATCAAACCATAC containing:
- the LOC110338997 gene encoding peptidyl-prolyl cis-trans isomerase A-like, coding for MNIWLCRRHCHFSPLVIALVNPTVFYDIMAKEEPLGCFFFEQFADKVPKTAENFCALNTGETGFDYKGSSFHSIIPGFMCQGGDFTYHKGTGIRSNYRKKFEDEDFILKHTGPGILSMPNAGPNTNGPSFFICTAKNEWMDGKHVVFGKVKEVMNIVEAMEYFGSRNGKTSKKITISDCGQLYFLLTCGHFIHQTIPSVAQESTSTPSTH